A single Mangifera indica cultivar Alphonso chromosome 20, CATAS_Mindica_2.1, whole genome shotgun sequence DNA region contains:
- the LOC123203875 gene encoding transcription factor UNE10-like gives MKALQRLVPNASKTDEASMLDEVIDYLKTRQAQVRTMMRSNMPQMMMPLGMQQHLQMSMLARMAAAGMGAMGLVARPPMLHHLSAMTFTPFVSSPSIMPSMIPACPPVRANSSDPTNTNASASLPDPYCALLAQACKFT, from the exons ATGAAAGCACTTCAAAGGCTAGTCCCTAATGCAAGTAAG ACTGATGAAGCTTCAATGTTAGATGAAGTGATAGACTACTTAAAAACCCGGCAAGCACAAGTTCGAACGATGATGAGGAGCAACATGCCTCAGATGATGATGCCATTGGGAATGCAGCAGCATCTTCAGATGTCCATGTTAGCTCGCATGGCTGCTGCAGGCATGGGAGCTATGGGACTGGTAGCTCGTCCTCCAATGCTCCACCACCTTTCTGCCATGACATTCACTCCGTTTGTTTCCTCTCCCTCCATCATGCCCTCAATGATTCCGGCATGCCCTCCGGTTCGAGCAAATTCTTCAGACCCCACCAATACAAACGCCTCGGCTTCTTTGCCTGATCCCTATTGCGCTTTGTTGGCTCAGGCATGTAAATTTACGTAg
- the LOC123204198 gene encoding transcription factor PIF7-like, with product MSQCIVPNWNLRHQQKQEQVHGDEGIYRSSSSTHHLSPMSNYEVAELTWQNGQLAMHGLGGPAAKPTWGIRSTDTLESLVHQATTSSSHKQNLFFLPQDHDHQSSPVKMTSMVAASTAKAAAVSPELVKKRRPVDLDQRVVDRSGCASASATYNDKSMLTWPSYESPRRLSFKAKTTDEDSAYHGGWENQDEDHDNKTETGRSHSSRRTRAAAVHNQSERRRRDRINQKMKALQRLVPNASKTDKASMLDEVIDYLKTLQAQVQMMMRSNMPQMMMPLGMQQHLQMSMLARMAAAGMGAVGLVARPPLLHHPSATTSTPFVPSPFIMPSMILACPPVRANSSDPTNTNASASLPDPHCALLAQSMNMEMYNKMAAFYQQQSNQGTKGMNCSLQQSNPVTKD from the exons atgAGTCAGTGTATAGTACCAAATTGGAATCTAAGGCACcaacaaaaacaagaacaagTCCATGGAGATGAAGGAATTTACAGATCATCTTCTTCTACTCATCACCTTTCTCCCAT GTCCAATTATGAAGTTGCAGAGCTAACATGGCAGAATGGACAGCTAGCCATGCATGGGCTTGGTGGGCCTGCGGCAAAGCCCACTTGGGGGATTAGGTCCACTGACACACTAGAGTCCCTTGTTCATCAAGCCACCACCTCTAGTTCCCacaaacaaaatctattttttcttcCACAGGATCATGACCACCAGAGCAGCCCGGTTAAAATGACCTCCATGGTTGCCGCCTCCACTGCAAAGGCAGCGGCGGTTTCTCCGGAGCTGGTGAAGAAACGTCGGCCGGTGGATTTGGATCAAAGGGTGGTGGATAGAAGTGGTTGTGCAAGTGCAAGTGCAACATACAATGACAAAAGCATGTTGACATGGCCTAGTTATGAATCCCCGAGGAGATTGAGCTTCAAGGCCAAAACTACTGATGAAGATTCTGCTTATCATGGTGGATGg GAAAATCAAGATGAAGATCATGACAACAAAACTGAAACAGGTCGATCTCACTCATCAAGACGAACTCGAGCCGCTGCTGTTCACAATCAGTCCGAGCGG AGACGAAGAGACAGGATCAATCAAAAGATGAAAGCACTTCAAAGGCTAGTCCCTAATGCAAGCAAG ACTGATAAGGCTTCAATGTTAGATGAAGTGATAGACTACTTAAAAACCCTGCAAGCACAAGTCCAAATGATGATGCGGAGCAACATGCCCCAGATGATGATGCCATTGGGAATGCAGCAGCATCTTCAGATGTCCATGTTAGCTCGCATGGCGGCTGCAGGCATGGGAGCTGTGGGACTGGTAGCTCGTCCTCCATTGCTCCACCACCCTTCTGCCACGACTTCCACTCCGTTTGTTCCCTCTCCCTTCATCATGCCCTCCATGATTCTGGCATGCCCTCCTGTTCGAGCAAATTCTTCAGACCCCACCAATACAAACGCCTCGGCTTCTTTGCCTGATCCCCATTGCGCTTTGTTGGCTCAG TCGATGAATATGGAAATGTATAATAAGATGGCGGCGTTTTACCAGCAACAAAGCAATCAAGGCACAAAGGGGATGAACTGCTCGTTGCAGCAGTCAAATCCTGTGACAAAGGATTGA
- the LOC123204818 gene encoding uncharacterized protein LOC123204818 produces MKWGMDSPGNGFNSFFNLQSKKNSRRSLSRSTSMDKDSREGEHATAVLADAFAIQSIQESKNLQNKNGLQPHSNGAIRRSSSNNAKIPGETSMRKPKLALETLCPPRTLSRSSSDAHENSEKHEKLKSVVAWANEKKEKAINKIEKTKSELDLKFSKKPAT; encoded by the exons ATGAAGTGGGGAATGGACTCTCCAGGGAATGGCTTCAACAGCTTTTTTAATCTGCAATCGAAGAAGAATAGTCGTCGGAGTCTTTCAAGGTCAACCAGTATGGACAAAGATTCTAGAGAAGGTGAGCATGCTACCGCAGTGTTAGCAGATGCATTTGCCATACAATCAATTCAAGAATCCAAAAATCTTCAGAATAAAAATGGACTGCAGCCACATTCTAATGGAGCAATCAGACGATCTTCCTCGAACAACGCAAAAATTCCAG GTGAAACTTCAATGAGAAAGCCAAAGCTGGCACTAGAGACACTTTGTCCACCTCGAACTCTGAGTCGCTCATCTTCGGATGCTCACGAGAATAGTGAAAA GCATGAGAAGCTAAAATCAGTCGTGGCTTGGGCAAATGAGAAGAAGGAGAAAgccataaataaaattgaaaaaacaaag AGTGAATTGGACctgaagttttcaaaaaagCCTGCAACATAG
- the LOC123204263 gene encoding remorin 1.4-like produces MKDDYDLKQSELAVAVAAAAYSIQSLEEAEIRKNVRQELELPSSARLTRGLSSKDQKGGEIRKNVRQELELPSSARLTRGLSSKDQKEGGETSARDLARLELRRHESAMSFGERNQKQQARQTRVDAWEEEQVGKINTGYEKIRSSILAWENEKKMQAKLKMERKTSKLEHKRAVNRQHYQNKIARIERIAREAQAEVEEERRNKEYEIKQKAKMIGSKGKFPVRCFCW; encoded by the exons atgaaagatgattatgatCTGAAGCAGAGCGAGTTGGCAGTGGCCGTTGCAGCTGCGGCATATTCCATTCAATCTCTGGAAGAGgctgaaataagaaaaaatgtgaGACAGGAGCTTGAATTGCCGAGTTCTGCTAGGCTAACCAGAGGTCTCTCCAGCAAGGACCAGAAAGGaggagaaataagaaaaaatgtgaGACAGGAGCTTGAATTGCCAAGTTCTGCTAGGCTAACCAGAGGTCTCTCCAGCAAGGACCAGAAAGAAGGAG GTGAAACTTCTGCTAGAGATTTGGCAAGGTTGGAACTTAGGCGACATGAAAGTGCTATGAGCTTCGGGGAGAGAAACCAGAAGCAGCAGGCAAGACAGACAAGAGTTGATGCTTGGGAGGAAGAACAAGTGGGAAAGATCAACACAGG GTATGAGAAGATAAGATCTTCAATTCTTGCTTGGGAGAATGAGAAGAAGATGCAAGCCAAACTCAAAATGGAAAGGAAAACG AGCAAATTGGAGCATAAAAGGGCTGTGAACCGACAGCACTACCAGAACAAAATAGCAAGAATTGAGCGAATTGCCAGAGAAGCTCAAGcagaagtagaagaagaaagaagaaacaagGAGTATGAGATAAAGCAAAAGGCCAAGATGATTGGATCAAAAGGAAAGTTTCCTGTCAGGTGTTTCTGCTGGTAA